In Nocardia asteroides, the following proteins share a genomic window:
- a CDS encoding SDR family oxidoreductase codes for MTKFDGKTCLITGAASGLGRATAFAAAAKGAALVLTDITADALETTAAELRAAGATVHLAHAADVSDHAAVVGLAAHTFDAVSRVDIVMNVAGIATWGTVDKLTHQQWRRTVDINLMGPIHVIEEFVPPMIAAGRGGHVVNVSSAAGLFGLPWHAPYSATKFGLRGVSEVLRFDLRRHKIGVSLVCPGAMATPMVDSVDIAGVDRDNAALQKAMGLFLRHAVTPEQAAAAVVKGVERNRYWVYTSRDIQLAHWGQRYVPYGYTLAMRGLNSVMSNYATKNALVR; via the coding sequence ATGACGAAGTTCGACGGGAAGACCTGCCTGATCACCGGTGCCGCCAGCGGGCTCGGCCGCGCCACCGCGTTCGCGGCCGCCGCCAAAGGCGCAGCCCTCGTGCTCACCGACATCACCGCCGACGCGCTGGAGACCACGGCCGCGGAACTGCGCGCCGCCGGCGCCACCGTGCACCTGGCCCACGCCGCCGACGTCAGCGATCACGCCGCCGTCGTCGGGCTGGCCGCGCACACCTTCGACGCGGTGTCCCGGGTCGACATCGTCATGAATGTGGCGGGCATCGCCACCTGGGGCACCGTCGACAAGCTCACCCACCAGCAGTGGCGTCGCACCGTCGACATCAACCTGATGGGCCCGATCCACGTGATCGAGGAGTTCGTGCCGCCGATGATCGCGGCGGGCCGCGGCGGTCACGTGGTGAACGTGTCCTCGGCGGCAGGTCTGTTCGGCCTGCCCTGGCACGCGCCCTACAGCGCCACCAAGTTCGGGCTGCGCGGTGTCTCGGAGGTGCTGCGTTTCGACCTGCGCAGGCACAAGATCGGCGTCAGCCTGGTCTGCCCCGGCGCGATGGCGACCCCGATGGTCGACAGCGTCGACATCGCCGGTGTCGACCGCGACAACGCCGCCCTGCAGAAGGCGATGGGCCTGTTCCTGCGCCATGCCGTCACCCCCGAGCAGGCGGCCGCCGCCGTGGTGAAGGGTGTGGAACGCAACCGCTACTGGGTCTACACCTCCCGCGACATCCAGCTCGCCCACTGGGGCCAGCGCTACGTTCCCTACGGCTACACCCTGGCCATGCGCGGACTGAACTCGGTGATGTCGAACTACGCCACCAAGAACGCCCTGGTGCGCTGA
- the ectA gene encoding diaminobutyrate acetyltransferase — MPSSTTSIESATAPAVLGSEPRLRPARLGDGAQLWRIARDSQVLDVNSSYAYLLWCRDFAATSVVAESDGRAVGFVIGYIRPDAPDTVFVWQIAVDAEFRGRGLAARILHSLLDSVAPAGITTLETTISPGNTASQALFAAVARERGAGLRTVSLFETHDFPDSHEAEQLYVIAPAQRQEERR, encoded by the coding sequence ATGCCTTCGTCCACCACGTCCATCGAATCCGCCACCGCCCCTGCGGTTCTCGGTTCCGAACCGAGACTGCGCCCCGCTCGCCTGGGTGACGGGGCCCAGCTGTGGCGGATCGCCCGTGACTCACAGGTACTCGACGTCAACTCCAGCTACGCGTACCTGCTGTGGTGTCGCGATTTCGCCGCCACCTCGGTGGTCGCCGAGAGCGACGGCCGCGCGGTCGGATTCGTCATCGGCTACATCCGCCCGGACGCACCCGACACCGTGTTCGTCTGGCAGATCGCCGTCGACGCCGAATTCCGCGGCCGGGGTCTGGCCGCCCGGATCCTGCACTCGCTGCTGGATTCGGTGGCCCCCGCGGGCATCACCACGCTGGAAACCACGATCTCACCCGGCAACACCGCCTCCCAGGCGTTGTTCGCCGCGGTGGCCCGGGAGCGCGGTGCGGGTTTGCGCACCGTCTCCCTGTTCGAAACGCACGATTTCCCCGATTCACACGAGGCCGAGCAGCTGTACGTCATCGCACCCGCTCAGCGCCAGGAGGAACGACGATGA
- a CDS encoding response regulator transcription factor: protein MSANLMIVDDDVQMRGDLRRAMEDEGYAVAEAGVPEDALDRLRSDGPPDLMIVDLMRGETDGFDCIREIRRDHDVPIIVISTRYDTHDVVAALEAGADDFVSKPFEIKEITARMRALRRRARITAERDVTPEAVLDADPVAPLILATDAGAVRRGSEEIHLTVTEFRLLCELAETPGRVLSRSVLLERVWDQGFFGDERIVDVHVRRLRTKIERDPSDPRIVVTVRGLGYRLDPQA, encoded by the coding sequence ATGAGTGCGAACTTGATGATCGTGGACGACGACGTCCAGATGCGTGGCGACCTGCGCCGCGCGATGGAGGACGAGGGATACGCCGTCGCCGAGGCCGGCGTCCCCGAGGACGCCCTCGACCGGCTCCGCAGCGACGGACCGCCCGACCTGATGATCGTCGATCTGATGCGCGGCGAGACCGACGGCTTCGACTGCATCAGGGAGATCCGCCGCGACCACGACGTGCCGATCATCGTGATCAGCACGCGCTACGACACCCACGACGTGGTCGCCGCGCTCGAGGCGGGCGCCGACGACTTCGTCAGCAAGCCGTTCGAGATCAAGGAGATCACCGCCCGGATGCGCGCCCTGCGCCGCCGCGCCAGGATCACCGCCGAACGCGATGTGACGCCCGAAGCGGTGCTCGACGCCGATCCGGTCGCCCCGCTGATCCTGGCCACCGACGCGGGCGCGGTGCGCCGCGGCAGCGAGGAGATCCATCTCACGGTCACCGAATTCCGGTTGCTGTGTGAGCTCGCCGAGACCCCCGGGCGGGTGCTCAGCCGCAGCGTCCTGCTCGAAAGAGTCTGGGACCAAGGATTTTTCGGTGACGAGCGGATCGTCGACGTCCACGTGCGCCGGTTGCGCACCAAGATCGAGCGCGATCCGTCCGACCCGCGCATCGTGGTCACGGTGCGTGGTCTGGGCTATCGCCTCGATCCGCAAGCGTAG
- a CDS encoding FHA domain-containing protein encodes MPVCAEGHQSQAIDYCDVCGSALDDTPVADPAALRLCPSCATPTSGRFCEVCGHDSALPAAATPQADRPEPRGSDPTLVRGEAGAGLWVARVFADRDFYARVQARKGPDAERVAFPDFYPERRIPLRGERFLIGKRSASQGIVPEIDLGIAPADIGVSRAHALIRLDPAGGLTVTDLGSTNGTSLDGAETPIPAQAPVPLRDGSRIHVGGWTTIAITTGP; translated from the coding sequence ATGCCGGTGTGCGCGGAAGGGCATCAGTCGCAGGCCATCGACTACTGCGATGTGTGCGGGTCGGCCCTGGACGACACCCCGGTCGCCGATCCGGCCGCGCTGCGCCTGTGCCCGTCCTGCGCCACCCCGACCAGCGGCCGCTTCTGTGAAGTCTGCGGCCACGATTCGGCCCTGCCCGCGGCCGCGACACCGCAGGCCGACCGACCCGAACCGCGGGGCAGCGACCCGACCCTGGTGCGCGGCGAGGCCGGTGCCGGGCTCTGGGTGGCCAGGGTGTTCGCCGACCGCGACTTCTACGCCAGGGTCCAGGCCCGCAAGGGTCCCGACGCCGAACGGGTCGCGTTCCCGGACTTCTACCCGGAGCGCCGAATCCCCTTGCGCGGCGAGCGGTTCCTGATCGGGAAGCGGTCGGCCTCGCAGGGCATCGTGCCTGAGATCGATCTCGGGATCGCCCCCGCTGACATCGGCGTCTCGCGCGCGCACGCGCTGATCCGCCTCGACCCGGCGGGCGGGCTCACCGTCACCGACCTCGGCTCCACCAACGGCACCAGCCTCGACGGCGCCGAGACACCCATCCCGGCGCAGGCCCCGGTGCCGCTGCGCGACGGCAGCCGGATCCACGTGGGCGGCTGGACCACCATCGCGATCACGACCGGACCATAG
- the ectB gene encoding diaminobutyrate--2-oxoglutarate transaminase — MTTTDTSIFEAMESNVRGYCRDWPTVFATAEGAWLRDEQGRDYLDFFAGAGALNYGHNNPVLKRALLDYVAGNGITHGLDMSTVAKRELLETIRDTLLSPRGLDYKVQFPGPTGANAVEAALKLARKVTGRKTVLSFTNAFHGMTLGALSVTGNAAKRAGAGVPLEHATPMPFDGYFDNTIEDFGWMQRVLDDSSSGFDRPAAVIVETVQGEGGVNLARAEWLRHLAGLCAARDILLIVDDVQMGCGRTGPFFSFEIAGITPDIVTLSKSIGGYGLPMALVLLKPEHDQWAPGEHNGTFRGNNPAFVTATAALREYWSDDTLAQRTIANGDYLSRSLAAIAGRHSGVSTRGRGMVHGIVFDDPSQAGKVCRTAFEQGLLVETSGSMDEVVKLLPPLTLGSDELEQGLSVLSNSIDTVCGGAA, encoded by the coding sequence ATCACGACCACCGACACCAGCATTTTCGAGGCGATGGAATCGAACGTGCGGGGCTACTGCCGAGATTGGCCGACCGTCTTCGCCACTGCCGAGGGTGCCTGGCTGCGCGACGAGCAGGGCCGCGACTACCTCGACTTCTTCGCCGGGGCGGGCGCGCTGAACTACGGCCACAACAACCCGGTGCTCAAGCGGGCGCTGCTGGACTACGTGGCGGGCAACGGCATCACCCACGGCCTGGACATGTCCACCGTGGCCAAACGCGAACTGCTCGAAACCATCCGCGACACCCTGCTGTCGCCGCGTGGCCTGGACTACAAGGTGCAGTTCCCCGGCCCCACCGGCGCCAACGCCGTCGAGGCCGCGCTGAAGCTGGCCCGCAAGGTCACCGGCCGCAAGACGGTGCTGAGCTTCACCAACGCTTTCCACGGCATGACCCTGGGCGCGCTGTCGGTCACCGGCAACGCCGCCAAGCGGGCGGGCGCGGGCGTGCCGCTCGAGCACGCCACCCCGATGCCGTTCGACGGCTACTTCGACAACACCATCGAGGACTTCGGCTGGATGCAGCGCGTCCTCGACGACAGCTCCTCCGGTTTCGACCGCCCCGCCGCGGTGATCGTGGAGACCGTGCAGGGTGAGGGCGGGGTCAACCTGGCCCGTGCGGAATGGCTGCGCCACCTGGCCGGCCTGTGCGCCGCGCGCGACATCCTGCTCATCGTCGACGATGTCCAGATGGGCTGCGGCCGCACCGGCCCGTTCTTCTCCTTCGAGATCGCCGGCATCACCCCCGACATCGTCACCCTGTCGAAGTCGATCGGCGGCTACGGCCTGCCGATGGCGCTGGTCCTGCTCAAGCCCGAGCACGACCAGTGGGCGCCGGGCGAGCACAACGGCACCTTCCGTGGCAACAACCCGGCCTTCGTCACCGCCACGGCCGCGCTGCGCGAGTACTGGTCCGACGACACCCTCGCCCAGCGCACCATCGCCAACGGCGACTACCTGTCGCGGTCGCTGGCCGCGATCGCCGGGCGTCACTCCGGCGTCTCCACCCGGGGCCGCGGCATGGTGCACGGCATCGTGTTCGACGACCCGTCGCAGGCGGGCAAGGTCTGCCGGACCGCCTTCGAACAGGGCCTGCTCGTGGAGACCTCCGGTTCGATGGACGAGGTGGTGAAACTGCTGCCGCCGTTGACCCTCGGCAGCGACGAACTCGAGCAGGGCCTGTCCGTGCTGTCGAACTCCATCGACACCGTGTGTGGAGGTGCCGCATGA
- a CDS encoding vWA domain-containing protein codes for MSSPGTAGISIAVDQNEFLADGARVVDAVLTVTTGPELAAIATPPPRLEILIIDCSGSMGNKRKFDNARTATRTALDEIPDGTAFAIIEGTERARMIYPTGTMSAPADGNHRTAAKRALDRLRPDGGTAMGSWLALARQVAAAHPGAQAHAILLTDGKNEHETPEQLATELDRAEGLFVCDCRGVGDDWNAADLHTISSKLSGDADVVADPKDLSADFAAMMRSSAARVIPELTLKVWTPAGARVRMVKQVAPVLEDLTGRRVDTGPQVGEYPLSSWAAEEREYHVQIELEPAAPGREKLAGRLSVLAGDEVLGQGLVRAVWTTDTTLSTRISTRVAHYTGQVELAQAVQEGLAARRSGDVTTATAKLRRAVELAAASGHESTAKLLRGVVEVDDRDGTVRLRGQVTAADELALDIRSTKTARVRPEGA; via the coding sequence ATGAGTTCACCGGGAACCGCAGGTATTTCGATCGCCGTCGACCAGAACGAGTTCCTCGCCGACGGCGCGCGCGTGGTGGACGCGGTGCTCACCGTGACCACCGGCCCCGAGCTGGCCGCGATCGCCACCCCGCCGCCGCGGCTGGAGATCCTGATCATCGACTGCTCGGGGTCGATGGGGAACAAGCGCAAGTTCGACAACGCGCGCACCGCCACCCGCACCGCCCTCGACGAGATCCCCGACGGCACCGCGTTCGCCATCATCGAGGGCACCGAACGGGCGCGGATGATCTATCCGACCGGCACCATGTCGGCCCCGGCCGACGGCAACCACCGCACCGCGGCCAAGCGCGCGCTGGACCGGCTGCGTCCCGACGGCGGTACGGCCATGGGGTCCTGGCTGGCGCTGGCCCGCCAGGTGGCCGCGGCGCACCCCGGCGCGCAGGCACACGCCATCCTGCTCACCGACGGCAAGAACGAGCACGAGACCCCCGAGCAGCTGGCCACCGAACTCGACCGCGCCGAAGGACTTTTCGTCTGCGATTGCCGCGGTGTCGGGGACGACTGGAACGCCGCCGATCTGCACACCATCTCCTCGAAGCTGTCCGGCGACGCCGACGTGGTCGCCGACCCCAAGGACCTGTCGGCCGACTTCGCGGCGATGATGCGGTCCTCCGCGGCGCGGGTCATCCCCGAACTCACGCTGAAGGTGTGGACGCCGGCCGGGGCGCGGGTGCGGATGGTCAAGCAGGTGGCGCCGGTGCTCGAGGACCTCACCGGCCGCCGCGTCGACACCGGACCGCAGGTGGGGGAGTATCCGCTGTCGTCGTGGGCCGCCGAGGAACGCGAGTACCACGTGCAGATCGAGCTGGAACCGGCCGCGCCCGGCCGGGAGAAACTGGCGGGCAGGCTCAGTGTGCTGGCCGGGGACGAGGTGCTCGGCCAGGGCCTGGTGCGGGCGGTGTGGACCACCGACACGACGCTGTCCACCCGGATCAGCACCCGCGTCGCCCACTACACCGGCCAGGTCGAGCTGGCGCAGGCGGTGCAGGAGGGGCTGGCCGCGCGCCGCAGCGGCGACGTCACCACCGCCACCGCCAAGCTGCGCCGCGCCGTCGAACTGGCGGCGGCCTCCGGCCACGAGTCGACGGCCAAGCTGCTGCGCGGCGTCGTGGAGGTCGACGACCGCGACGGCACGGTCCGGTTGCGCGGCCAGGTCACCGCGGCCGACGAACTGGCGCTCGACATCCGCTCGACGAAGACGGCGCGGGTCCGGCCGGAGGGCGCCTGA
- a CDS encoding ectoine synthase yields MIVRTTAEITGTERDVAGPGWRSKRIVLAGDRVGFSFHETTIEAGTVHEFHYQNHVEAVWLIEGEGSLLDLDNQAVYQLGPGSMYLLDGNERHQVNARTRLRMLCVFNPPVTGREIHDENGVYPLIVEEDARV; encoded by the coding sequence ATGATCGTGCGCACCACCGCCGAGATCACCGGTACCGAACGGGATGTGGCCGGGCCGGGCTGGCGCAGCAAGCGCATCGTGCTGGCGGGTGACCGCGTCGGTTTCTCCTTCCACGAGACCACCATCGAGGCCGGTACCGTCCACGAGTTCCACTACCAGAACCATGTCGAAGCGGTGTGGCTGATCGAGGGCGAGGGCAGTCTGCTCGACCTCGACAACCAGGCCGTCTACCAGCTCGGACCTGGTTCGATGTACCTGCTCGACGGCAACGAACGTCATCAGGTCAACGCCCGCACCCGCCTGCGGATGCTGTGCGTGTTCAACCCGCCCGTGACCGGCCGCGAGATACACGACGAGAACGGGGTGTATCCGCTGAT
- a CDS encoding threonine/serine dehydratase — MTPTYDDITAAAARIAGSVRPITLAPAATGADPLWFALEYLQFTGSFKARGAQNFVRAHAAAGTLPEAGVTIASGGNAGLACAWAAREAGVPATVFLPDTAPPVKIRRLRDYGAEVRLIGPEYKQALAACQEFAATTGALSSHAYDHPLVAAGAGTLMREIGARIPDLDTVLVAVGGGGLFTGTAVAAQHLGVRTVAVEPVRCRSLNAALAAGRPVEVTVDSVAADSLGAPNVSAMALAVAQDESVRSVLVEDELIVRARRQLWDEHRIAVEYGAATALAALLDGGTGPAYRPQPGERVCVVLCGANTDPADLTR; from the coding sequence GTGACACCGACGTATGACGACATCACCGCGGCGGCCGCGCGGATCGCGGGATCGGTGCGCCCGATCACGCTCGCACCGGCCGCGACCGGGGCGGATCCCCTGTGGTTCGCCCTCGAGTACCTGCAGTTCACCGGCTCGTTCAAGGCGCGCGGCGCGCAGAATTTCGTGCGCGCGCACGCGGCGGCGGGGACGCTGCCGGAGGCGGGTGTGACGATCGCCTCTGGCGGCAACGCCGGGCTCGCGTGCGCGTGGGCGGCGCGCGAAGCGGGCGTGCCCGCGACCGTTTTCCTACCGGACACCGCTCCCCCGGTGAAGATCCGGCGACTGCGCGACTACGGCGCCGAGGTGCGGCTGATCGGGCCCGAGTACAAGCAGGCGCTGGCAGCGTGCCAGGAGTTTGCCGCGACCACCGGCGCGCTGTCTTCCCACGCCTACGATCATCCGCTCGTCGCGGCCGGCGCCGGCACGCTGATGCGCGAGATCGGCGCCCGGATTCCCGATCTCGACACCGTGCTGGTGGCCGTCGGTGGCGGCGGCTTGTTCACCGGCACGGCCGTCGCGGCCCAGCACCTCGGGGTGCGGACGGTCGCGGTCGAACCGGTGCGCTGCCGGTCGCTGAACGCGGCACTGGCCGCGGGCCGGCCGGTGGAGGTCACGGTCGACTCCGTCGCGGCCGATTCCCTGGGCGCGCCGAATGTTTCGGCGATGGCGCTGGCCGTGGCGCAGGACGAGAGCGTGCGCTCGGTCCTCGTCGAGGACGAACTGATCGTGCGCGCCCGCAGGCAGCTGTGGGACGAGCACCGGATCGCGGTCGAATACGGCGCGGCGACGGCACTGGCCGCCCTGCTCGACGGCGGCACCGGCCCGGCCTACCGGCCGCAACCGGGTGAACGGGTGTGCGTCGTGCTGTGCGGGGCCAACACCGACCCCGCCGACCTGACGCGCTGA